The following proteins come from a genomic window of Geomonas sp. RF6:
- the rpsT gene encoding 30S ribosomal protein S20, translating to MANHKSALKRIKQTEKRTDRNKHVRSTLRTFIKRVREAVASKDQAAAKEALALAIPVIDGAATKGVIHSSNASRNVSRLTKLVNTLGQ from the coding sequence TTGGCAAATCATAAGTCGGCACTCAAAAGGATCAAGCAGACGGAAAAAAGAACGGACCGTAACAAGCACGTTCGCTCCACCCTGCGCACCTTCATCAAGCGCGTCCGCGAAGCTGTGGCCAGCAAGGATCAGGCAGCTGCAAAAGAAGCGCTTGCTCTCGCTATTCCGGTCATCGACGGCGCTGCTACCAAGGGTGTGATCCACTCCTCCAACGCTTCGAGGAATGTGTCCCGTCTCACCAAACTGGTGAACACGCTGGGTCAGTAA